A window of Vigna unguiculata cultivar IT97K-499-35 chromosome 4, ASM411807v1, whole genome shotgun sequence contains these coding sequences:
- the LOC114182650 gene encoding rhamnogalacturonan I rhamnosyltransferase 1-like, whose protein sequence is MMLRWTRVSDGKGDHCDSEEMEMGFNVLSGDEIVKSKRLIVRPRIKVWMARAITTVILWTCVVQLMAIGELWGPRLLKGMPHCFSHQDESPAIAQAFVPAKVVFPPKRIHKNNGYLMVSCNGGLNQMRAAICDMVAIARHLNVTLIVPELDKTSFWADPSEFQDIFDVDNFIGSLRDEVRILKQLPPRLKRRVEHGLFYSLPPVSWSNISYYEKQILPLILKHKVVHLNRTDARLANNGLPLETQRLRCRVNFDALRFTSQIEELGRKIVKILRQKGPFLVLHLRYEMDMLAFSGCTHGCDSREVEELTRMRYAYPWWKEKVINSDLKRQDGLCPLTPEETTLVLKALGIDQSIQIYIAAGEIYGGGRRMASLHAAFPNVVRKETLLEPSDLMYFQNHSSQMAALDYLVSLESDIFIPTYDGNMAKVVEGHRRFLGFKRTILLDRKHLVQLIDRYTNGSLCWDEFSIMVKKTHANRMGNPKRRVIIPDRPKEEDYFYSNPQECFQFQDEALSST, encoded by the exons ATGATGTTGAGGTGGACAAGGGTTTCTGATGGAAAAGGTGATCACTGTGACAGTGAGGAGATGGAGATGGGGTTCAATGTTTTGAGCGGTGATGAAATTGTCAAGTCCAAAAGGTTGATTGTGAGACCTCGGATCAAGGTGTGGATGGCCCGTGCCATCACTACAGTGATACTTTGGACTTGTGTGGTTCAACTAATGGCAATTGGGGAGTTGTGGGGACCAAGGTTGTTGAAGGGCATGCCTCATTGTTTCAGCCACCAAGATGAATCTCCAGCAATTGCACAGGCTTTTGTTCCGGCCAAGGTTGTGTTTCCACCCAAAA GGATTCATAAGAATAATGGTTATCTTATGGTTTCGTGCAATGGAGGACTCAACCAAATGCGAGCAGCT ATATGTGACATGGTTGCTATAGCAAGACATTTAAATGTTACTCTCATAGTTCCGGAGCTGGATAAAACATCTTTCTGGGCTGATCCAAG TGAGTTCCAAGACATATTTGATGTAGATAATTTCATTGGATCCTTAAGAGATGAGGTTAGAATATTAAAGCAACTACCACCTAGGCTCAAGAGAAGAGTTGAACATGGACTATTCTACTCATTGCCGCCAGTTAGCTGGTCTAATATATCATACTATGAAAAGCAG ATCCTTCCTCTGATACTGAAACACAAGGTTGTGCATCTAAACAGAACTGATGCTCGACTTGCCAATAATGGACTACCTTTGGAGACTCAAAGGCTGCGATGTCGTGTAAATTTTGATGCTTTGAGGTTTACTTCCCAGATAGAGGAACTTGGTAGGAAGATAGTAAAAATTTTGAGGCAAAAAGGACCCTTCCTTGTGCTTCACCTTAGATATGAGATGGACATGTTGGCCTTCTCTGGCTGTACGCATGGATGCGACAGCAGGGAAGTGGAGGAACTCACAAGAATGAG ATATGCTTATCCCTGGTGGAAGGAGAAAGTTATTAATTCTGATCTTAAGAGACAAGATGGTCTATGCCCTTTGACACCCGAAGAGACTACGCTGGTATTGAAAGCTTTAGGCATTGATCAAAGTATTCAGATTTATATTGCTGCTGGAGAAATATATGGTGGAGggagaaggatggcaagtttaCATGCAGCTTTTCCGAATGTG GTGAGGAAGGAAACTCTGCTAGAACCTTCAGATTTGATGTATTTTCAAAACCACTCATCACAAATGGCTGCATTGGATTACCTTGTGTCTCTAGAGAGTGATATATTCATTCCAACCTATGATGGGAACATGGCTAAGGTTGTGGAAGGACACCGAAG ATTTTTAGGCTTCAAAAGGACTATATTACTTGATAGAAAGCATTTGGTGCAACTCATAGATCGATACACCAATGGGTCACTATGCTGGGATGAGTTTTCCATTATGGTGAAGAAAACTCATGCCAATAGGATGGGAAACCCCAAAAGAAGAGTTATCATCCCAGACAGACCCAAAGAAGAAGACTACTTTTATTCCAATCCACAGGAGTGTTTCCAATTCCAAGATGAAGCATTGAGCAGCACATGA